A stretch of DNA from Nocardioides sp. Arc9.136:
GCCGGCCGGAGGCTCCGCGGCCGGTGGCGACCAGCATCAGCAGGGGGAGCAGCAGGTAGAAGCACACCTCGACCGCCAGGCTCCACATGTGCGTGAGGCCGGCCGGCGGGAGCGGGTCGACGAAGGTGTTGGCGAGGAACAGCGTGCTGACCCAGTCACCGACCCCCAGGCCGTCGTTCTCGCGCAGGAGCGCCAGCGCGAGCACGGCGGTCACGACGTAGACCGGGGCGATCCGCAGCAGCCGTCGCCAGAGGTAGGAGCGGGTCGAGGGGCGGGGGAGGCCGGTGGCCGCGCGCGCGAGGTAGGGCCGGGAGAGCAGGAAGCCGGAAAGCACGAAGAAGACCGCCACCCCCGCGTCGAGCCGGGAGAGGAGGGTGCCCCAGAAGCCGTGCTGGCCGTAGTCGCCGGACCAGAACGCGACGTGCGTGGTGAGCACCGCGAGGGCGCCGACCGCCCGGAGGGCGTCCAGCGCGGGGAAGCGCGGCGCGACGTGGGTGTCCAGCTCGACGGGTGCCGCCGCGACGGTGGTCATTCGTCCTCCTCCGGCTCGAGGTCGCCGACCGCGAGCTCGTCCACGCACAGCGTGACACCCGGGTCGAGGCCGTCCAGCGTGATCTCCTCGAACTGGTCGTCGGCCTCGACGCGGACGTAGACCGTGCCCAGCCCGCGCACGAGGTCGGCGGTGGTGGAGCCGCCGCCGGCCCCGACCCGCAGACCGGTGTCGGCCGAGGCGAGGTAGTCGATCCGCACCCACCACGGGACACCGATCGCCGGTCCCTCGAGCACGACGTCGGTACCCGCCCCGCGGACCCGCCAGCCGCAGCCGGCGACCGGTCCGGGCTCCGCCTCGACGACCTCGTCCAGGTCGGCCGGGACGACCTCCCCGTCGGTCTGCACGAGGTGCAGCCGCTCGCTGGCGTCGGGGAAGCGGGCCGCCGGGGTCAGCATGGGCAGGAGCACGTCGAGCTGGTTGTACGGCGGGCCGAAGGCGCCGCTCACGTCGGACGCGAGCGAGTCGTTGGCCAGGTCGATGGAGCCGACGTCCGCCAGCTCCCGCACCGCCCCGCCGAGCATGGCCTTGCCGGGGTGCTGGTCGTGCCAGACCCGGGCGTAGGCCACCGAGCTCGCCACGCCGGAGCCGGCGACCAGCACGGTGGCGGCCGCCACCAGGCGCGGCCCGGGGACCCGTGCCAGCAGCGGCTCCGCCCGGGTCCGGCTCGGCTGCTCGGCGCCGACCAGCCCCATCGTCGCCAGCCCCAGGCACAGCACCGTCGCGCAGGCGGCGTCGGTCAGGTAGCGGTACTCGGTGCCGCTGACCGACCCGACGACCTGGGCGCGGGTGGTCAGCAGCAGGACGTAGTCGGTGCCGAGGTACAGCGCGAGCAGCGCCCAGGCGCGCAGCGTGCGCTCCCGGCGCAGCGCGATGCCGACCACGAGCAGCGCGATCGCGGTCCACGCCAGGTGGACCGCCCAGTCCGGCGGCGTCGCGCGGGCCACGGGGGCGATGTCGGTGCTCCAGTGCCAGGGCCCGCCGAGGACGCCGGTGGTGAAGGAGTCGCCGAGCATCCGGTCCGCGAGGCCGCCGGGGTCCTGGGGCCGCTCGCCCGAGGAGATCTGCGGCACCTCGACGACGTAGTAGACGAGGAAGGCGACACCGCCCGCGAGGCCGACGAGGACCGCCGGCCAGTAGGCGCGCACGACGGCGACCAGCCGACGCACGGGGCCGCCGGAGGCGAACCAGGCGAGGGCGATGAAGGCCAGCACCGGGAAGACCAGCAGCGTCTTGACGTAGCAGCACAGGCCGAGACCGAGGACCACGAGGGTCAGCGCCAGCCAGCGCAGGCGACGCGAGCGCAGGTAGTTCACCCAGGTGGCGACGGCGGCGAAGAACACCGCCTGCATCGGCACCTGGTTGAGCGCCGCCGCCCACCACATCATCGCCGGCATCGTCATCGAGGTGGTGAGGTAGAGCGCGAGCGGCACGAGGGTCCCGGCGCGCCGGCCGAAGAGGGTGAGCAGCATCCACAGGCAGCAGGCGCTGGCGACCGCCTGCATCGCGATGCTGGTGGTCGCCAGCACCGGCCAGCTCAGCTGGTCGGTGGTCGAGGCGAGCCAGGCGAGGAAGCGGCCCCAGGGCATGAACTGCGCGGCGTACGGCTCGACGAGCTGGCCGGCGGAGAGGCCGCCCTCGGCGTGCGCCTCGTCGACCAGCTGGTAGTCGTCGCCGTAGAAGAACCCGCCGGAGAGCGCCCAGGTCCGGAACCCGACGTGCGCGAGGACCATCGCCACCGCGGCGCCGAGGACGGCCCGGCCGGTGTCGACGGGCGGTCGCCGGGTGGTCGTCGCTGGCCTGGTCAGCCGCCTCATCGCTCCACGCACGCGGCGCAGTCTGCCCGGCCGCACCCGGTTCGGAGGAAGTACGGACGGCATTTGGCCGAATTGGTGCACGAACGCTGTGACGCAGGTTACGTTCAGCGCCAGAAGACTTCCTGGGGAGGGAATGCGGTGCGAAAGATCATCGGACGGGTGCTCATCGCCGTCGGCGGCTTCCTGGTCGTGGCCGGAGTGCTGACGACCTTGTGGGCGCCGGGCGTGGTGAAGAAGACGCCGGTCGACGTCGACCAGACGACGCGGCTGGACGGGACGGCGACCAAGCTGGGCGAGACGTTCCCGGTGAACGTCACCAGCATCACCAAGGCCGACAGCGAGGCCTCCACCGACCGGACGACGGTCTGGGTCAACACCTCCTGCGTGGTGAGCAACGCCGACGGCGACGCTCCCGACTGCGTCGACGGCGAGGACCCGCGGCTGGTCTCGGCCACGGTCGGCACCTTCGCGACCGACCGCGTGACCGCGCTCGCCCGCGACCACGAGAACCTGCCGGAGGGCTCCACGCCGTACGAGGGGATCGTCAACAAGTTCCCCTTCGACACCGAGAAGAAGGACTACCCCTACTGGGACGGCACGCTCGGGCGCACCGTGGACATGGAGTACGTCGAGGCGACCGAGATGGACGGCCTGCCCGTCTACCACTTCTCCTCCGCCGTCGCCGACGAGGAGATCGAGATCGCCGAGGGCACGTCGGGTACCTACAGCCAGGCCGTCGACATCTACGTCGAGCCCAAGACCGGAGCGGTGGTCAACCAGGAGCAGTCCCAGCAGCGCTACCTGGCCGACGGCACCCAGGTCCTCGACCTGAACGTCGCCTTCACCGACGACCAGCTCGCCACCAGCGTCAGCGAGGCCAAGGACAACGCCGCGAACCTCGACCTGATCACCAGCACCATCCCGCGCATCGGCTTCATCGGCGGCGCCGTCGCCCTGCTGCTCGGCGCGCTGCTGCTGCTCGTCGGTCGCCCGCGCCGGGCGACCAAGGCGCACGTCGCGCCGCAGCCCGCCTGAGGCCAGCGCCTCGAGGCGGTCGCACCGCCCGCAGCACCAGCCCCTCGCTCACCCCCGGGTCGCGCCGAACACGGCAGTCCCGGGGGTGAGTCGTCCCCGGACCTGCGACCAGCCGCCCCAGACCCGGTCATGGCCCTCGGGCCACTCCGGCTCGAGCAGGTCGGTGATGACGAACCCCGCGCCGGACAGCACCGCGACCCAGTCGCCGAGCGTGCGGTGGTGCTCGACGTAGGAGACCTCCCCGGAGGCGTCGTCGACCTCGACGTACGGCGTGCGGTCCCAGTAGGACTGGCTCGCCACCAGGCCGGCCTCGCTCGGGTCGTCGGCGAACATCCACCGCGTCGGGTGGGTGATGGAGAAGGCGTACCTGCCTCCGGGCCCCAGCACCCGGGCCGTCTCGGCCACCGCCACCTCGAGGTCGCTGACGAACTGCAGCGCACCGAAGGAGGAGAAGACGACGTCGAACGACGCGTCGCGGAACGGCAGCGCCGTGGCGGTGGCGCGGACGGAGGGCACGACGACGCCGGTCTCCTCGTCGATGCGGCGCGAGTGCTGCAGCTGCCGCAGGGAGAGGTCCAGGCCGACCGCCCGACCACCCCGGGCCCGGACCCAGCGCGAGCACTGGCCGGCGCCGGAGCCCACCTCGAGCACGTCGCGGTCCGCGACGTCGCCGAGGACGCCGGCCTCGGCCTCGGTGAAGCCCTCCGGTCCCCACACGAACCCGACGTCGCCGAGGAACTCCCCGTGGGTGGCCTGGTACTCGTCGGCGTAGCGGTCCCAGTCGGGGCCGTTGGCACGCCTGGACTCGGCCTCGTCGACCGCGCGGCGCTCCACGCGCACGGGCGGCATCGGCGGGTGGTGGCGGGAGTCGGGTGCGTCCGGCGACCCGCTCACGACGGCCCCGCGCCGAGCGCGCGGCGCCGGTTCAGCGGGAACCGGCCGGCCAGCTCGCCGAGCGGGCCGACGGCTCGCCCGAGGGAGTCGGCGGAGTCGGCCAGGGAGGGGATCAGCGAGGCCAGCTCCTGCAGCCGCGGCTGGATCGACTCCAGGGTCTCCCCGAGCGCCACGAGCTGGTCGAGCGTGCCGCCGTCGGCGACGAGCTTCTCCACGAACCCGTCCTCGGTGAGCACCCGGTCGGCCAGCCCGCCGGGGGCGAGGACCCGGTCCAGGACCCCGCCCTCGGAGGTGAGGCGGTCCAGGGCGCCGCCGGCGGCGACCAGCCGGTCGAGCACGCCGTCCTGCGCCGCGAGCTGGTCGAGCACGCCGCCGTCGGCGAGCAGCCGCTCCAGGGCGCCGCCGTCGGCGAGCAGGCGGACCGCCGGCCCGTCCTCGGCGAGCAGCCGGTCCAGGACGCCGTCGGCCTGCAGCACCCGGCCCAGCGGGCGGTCCGGCGCCAGCAGGTCGGCCAGCGCGCCGGCCAGGCGCAGCGGCCCGTCCTCGTCGGCGACCAGGCGGGTGAGCTGCTCGGCGTACCCGTGCTCGCCGATGACCCGCATCAGCAGGTCGGCGTACCCGCCCGGGCGACGGACCGGGCCGTCGGCCGAGGCGAGACGACCGAGCTGGAGGGTGGTCTGCGTGGCTGCGGCGGCCAGCCGGACCGGGAGGGTCGCGGCGCCGACGAGGGTGGGCAGGAGGGGCATGCACCGACCGTAGCGCCGCGCGGCGGGCACCCGGGACGGCGACGCGGGCGCGGACCCCGTGGTCCGCGCCCGCCCCCGCCCCGCCATGGTGCGGTCGGTGCCCGTCAGCCGCTCGTGCGACCGGTCTGCCGGGGGTTGCTCGGCCAGGAGCCCTGGTCGAGCGGGTCGCTGCCCGCGCGGACCTCCTTGCCGTCGTTCTGGCCGCCGTCGTCGGTGTCGCGGTCGCACGGGTTCGTCCGGTACCGCTTCACCTCCGCGCCGTCCTTGAGGCCGTCGCGGTCGCTGTCGGCCCGCTTCGGGTTGGTCGGGCACCGGTCGTAGCGACGGTTGGCCGACCCCGTGACCTCCTGCTTGTCGGTCAGCCCGTCCCGGTCGGTGTCCTTCCGGCGCGGGTCGGTCCGGTGCTTCTTGACCTCCGCGCCGTCCTTGAGGCCGTCACGGTCGGTGTCCTTCCGGCGCGGGTCGGTCCGGGTCTGCTTGACCTCGCGGCCGTCGTTCAGCCCGTCGTCGTCGGTGTCCTTGTCCCGCGGGTCGGTCCGGGTCTGCTC
This window harbors:
- a CDS encoding class I SAM-dependent methyltransferase, with the protein product MSGSPDAPDSRHHPPMPPVRVERRAVDEAESRRANGPDWDRYADEYQATHGEFLGDVGFVWGPEGFTEAEAGVLGDVADRDVLEVGSGAGQCSRWVRARGGRAVGLDLSLRQLQHSRRIDEETGVVVPSVRATATALPFRDASFDVVFSSFGALQFVSDLEVAVAETARVLGPGGRYAFSITHPTRWMFADDPSEAGLVASQSYWDRTPYVEVDDASGEVSYVEHHRTLGDWVAVLSGAGFVITDLLEPEWPEGHDRVWGGWSQVRGRLTPGTAVFGATRG
- a CDS encoding DUF3068 domain-containing protein, translated to MRKIIGRVLIAVGGFLVVAGVLTTLWAPGVVKKTPVDVDQTTRLDGTATKLGETFPVNVTSITKADSEASTDRTTVWVNTSCVVSNADGDAPDCVDGEDPRLVSATVGTFATDRVTALARDHENLPEGSTPYEGIVNKFPFDTEKKDYPYWDGTLGRTVDMEYVEATEMDGLPVYHFSSAVADEEIEIAEGTSGTYSQAVDIYVEPKTGAVVNQEQSQQRYLADGTQVLDLNVAFTDDQLATSVSEAKDNAANLDLITSTIPRIGFIGGAVALLLGALLLLVGRPRRATKAHVAPQPA